A genomic stretch from Thermoplasma sp. Kam2015 includes:
- a CDS encoding DUF302 domain-containing protein, producing the protein MYKFEIEVSGGLEEVYGKMFKLLKDSGFVILSYVDVREILRKTVNKDIDPLYILNICKPIAADEFISTSYETSMFIPCKIVLHQVGEKTRVSLQLISPQIEKFTDMPTDAARKYENEIIEVLRRLG; encoded by the coding sequence ATGTACAAATTTGAGATAGAGGTCTCTGGCGGGCTAGAAGAGGTCTATGGTAAGATGTTCAAACTATTGAAAGACTCTGGTTTTGTCATCCTTTCATATGTTGACGTGAGGGAGATACTAAGGAAGACAGTTAATAAGGATATCGATCCGCTTTACATTCTGAACATATGTAAGCCAATAGCTGCTGACGAATTCATAAGCACCTCTTATGAGACAAGCATGTTTATACCCTGCAAGATCGTACTTCATCAAGTCGGGGAGAAGACAAGGGTATCTCTCCAGCTTATCTCGCCGCAGATCGAGAAGTTCACAGACATGCCAACAGACGCTGCCAGAAAGTATGAAAATGAAATAATTGAGGTTCTCAGGCGTTTGGGATAG
- a CDS encoding aminotransferase class I/II-fold pyridoxal phosphate-dependent enzyme, which translates to MSKDLQFPIRDNFDKNAHSVNFPIYATTAYRSPEGDHFRYSREMNPTVEELARQMGILENAENTVCFSSGMGAISTVFLSLIRPGDRLVLPVDVFGRTYTFARDFMSKYGIDVKTTDPGTEKVIDAIDGKTRMVFVESVSNPLLRVYDIPRIAEITRQIGAILIVDDTIITPIGQRALELNADLAVNSLSKFIGGHNAAIGGSASGSARMIEEIDALRRSLGASMDPFSAFLFLQGMKTLKIRVETSSQHAAKIAEELMAMDHITRVYYPGISDNEHHDLAKRLLKNYGAVVSFVLDENVEVQKFMSSLEAITPANTMGGVSTLISNPQTMSHRNLSDADRKRIGITPSLMRLSVGIEDPSFVIEDIRDALRKSTIQ; encoded by the coding sequence ATGTCGAAGGATCTCCAATTTCCGATTAGAGACAATTTTGATAAAAATGCACATTCAGTTAATTTCCCAATATACGCCACAACCGCGTACAGATCGCCTGAGGGTGATCATTTTCGCTATTCAAGGGAGATGAATCCAACCGTTGAGGAGCTTGCCAGGCAGATGGGTATCCTGGAGAACGCAGAAAACACCGTGTGTTTTTCATCAGGGATGGGTGCCATATCTACCGTTTTTCTCTCCCTGATCAGACCCGGCGATCGCCTTGTACTACCCGTCGATGTCTTTGGCAGAACCTACACCTTTGCCAGGGATTTCATGTCCAAGTATGGTATAGATGTCAAGACAACCGATCCCGGGACTGAAAAGGTGATCGATGCTATTGATGGGAAAACGAGGATGGTTTTCGTGGAGAGCGTATCTAATCCTTTGCTTCGCGTGTATGATATTCCGAGGATAGCGGAGATAACCAGACAGATCGGAGCGATCCTGATTGTGGACGACACCATCATCACCCCCATCGGACAGAGGGCCCTGGAACTAAATGCAGATCTTGCAGTTAACAGTCTATCCAAGTTCATCGGCGGCCACAATGCAGCGATAGGAGGATCAGCTTCAGGATCCGCTAGAATGATTGAAGAAATCGATGCCCTCCGAAGAAGCCTTGGCGCTTCAATGGATCCATTCTCGGCATTTCTTTTCCTGCAGGGCATGAAGACGCTGAAGATCCGTGTGGAAACCTCATCACAGCACGCTGCAAAGATAGCCGAAGAACTGATGGCCATGGATCATATAACGAGAGTTTATTATCCAGGGATTTCCGATAACGAACATCATGATCTTGCGAAGAGGCTACTTAAAAATTATGGAGCGGTTGTCTCTTTTGTGCTGGATGAGAATGTCGAAGTCCAGAAATTCATGTCTTCGCTTGAAGCCATAACGCCTGCAAATACCATGGGTGGCGTTTCCACCCTCATATCAAATCCACAGACAATGTCCCACCGGAACCTGAGCGATGCTGATCGAAAAAGGATAGGCATAACACCATCGCTTATGCGCCTTTCGGTGGGAATAGAGGATCCCTCATTCGTTATTGAAGATATAAGAGATGCGCTTAGAAAATCCACAATACAATAA
- a CDS encoding homoserine kinase, whose product MKITAVAPCSSANLGSGFDALAIALDAFYDRVTVDESHTFRVIGDGVPADPVMNTAGLAALSLIDDMDISRNIEIRIEKGIPKGLGLGSSGASAAAAVVALDSYFGLELTREELVKYAMIGESAASGSPHPDNVAASIFGGLTLVTRDGDLKVSRLPISHEYRFLIAIPDVSIENKTRMARQMIPTLISLNEYSRAIARTASLIAGLMHGDRDMIRIGMNDDVVESSRLPLFPYYPDVKKSALEYNAVGVAVSGAGPSILILCDELSDIESIKRSAELILSKHGISCRLVEAGISGGAYVEGSPISD is encoded by the coding sequence GTGAAGATCACAGCTGTTGCTCCATGCTCTTCTGCGAATCTTGGATCCGGCTTCGATGCGCTGGCCATAGCGCTGGATGCTTTCTATGATAGGGTAACAGTTGACGAGAGTCACACCTTCAGAGTAATAGGAGATGGAGTACCGGCTGATCCTGTAATGAACACGGCAGGCCTTGCCGCACTTTCTCTTATCGATGATATGGATATCAGCCGAAATATTGAGATCAGGATTGAAAAGGGGATACCTAAGGGCCTTGGCCTAGGAAGCAGCGGAGCCAGCGCAGCCGCAGCGGTCGTTGCACTGGACTCATACTTTGGCCTAGAACTGACACGTGAGGAACTGGTGAAATATGCCATGATCGGAGAAAGCGCCGCCTCTGGCAGCCCGCACCCAGATAACGTCGCCGCCTCCATATTTGGTGGCCTCACGCTCGTGACCCGCGATGGCGATCTTAAGGTATCGCGGCTCCCCATCTCACATGAATACCGATTCCTCATAGCTATACCAGATGTTTCAATAGAGAACAAGACAAGGATGGCAAGGCAGATGATCCCTACATTAATTTCTCTGAACGAATATTCCAGAGCAATAGCACGGACCGCTTCTCTAATAGCCGGACTGATGCACGGTGATCGAGATATGATCAGGATCGGGATGAATGACGATGTTGTCGAATCATCAAGGTTGCCCCTATTTCCATATTATCCTGATGTGAAAAAATCAGCGCTTGAATACAACGCAGTGGGTGTCGCGGTTAGCGGAGCAGGCCCATCAATTCTCATTCTTTGCGATGAACTTTCAGATATCGAATCCATAAAAAGAAGCGCAGAACTGATATTATCGAAGCATGGTATTTCCTGCAGGCTCGTGGAGGCCGGAATATCTGGTGGTGCCTATGTCGAAGGATCTCCAATTTCCGATTAG